A stretch of Triticum aestivum cultivar Chinese Spring chromosome 1D, IWGSC CS RefSeq v2.1, whole genome shotgun sequence DNA encodes these proteins:
- the LOC123182456 gene encoding uncharacterized protein isoform X2, whose protein sequence is MVALRYAARTLGRFTLRRPQGFGISSTAAEDQQRFLPRLINTNGLTAEQQKDVASRLVQIDGKKEELYNMISGLERSYNVSGKIVRQNGRLARHLSVLVKPKPNDPYWRLHSRSQRIMDCIHFMGGCCLGPVIVSGFAWWMTEAHAEEKDDSLG, encoded by the exons ATGGTGGCACTTCGATATGCGGCGAGGACACTTGGTCGATTCACGCTCCGAAGACCACAGGGGTTCGGCATCTCATCGACTGCGGCAGAGGATCAACAGCGGTTCCTGCCACGGCTCATCAACACGAAT GGCCTCACAGCTGAGCAACAAAAAGATGTTGCAAGCCGCCTAGTGCAAATCGATGGGAAGAAAGAGGAGCTGTACAATATGATTTCTGGCCTTGAAAGGAGCTACAACGTTAGTGGCAAGATAGTCCGGCAAAATGGTCGGCTGGCGCGTCATCTTTCTGTACTAGTCAAGCCTAAACCCAATGACCCTTACTG GCGTTTGCATTCAAGATCACAAAGAATTATGGACTGCATACATTTTATGGGGGGCTGTTGTTTAGGCCCTGTGATTGTGAGTGGTTTTGCCTGGTGGATGACAGAGGCACATGCAGAAGAAAAAGATGATAGTCTTGGATGA
- the LOC123182455 gene encoding cysteine proteinase inhibitor, with protein sequence MAEAAQGGGLRGRGALLGGVQDAPAGRENDLETIELARFAVAEHNTKANALLEFERLVKVRQQVVAGCMHYFTIEVKEGGAKKLYEAKVWEKAWENFKQLQDFKPAA encoded by the exons ATGGCCGAGGCGGCGCAGGGCGGGGGGCTACGCGGCCGCGGCGCTCTGCTGGGCGGCGTCCAGGACGCGCCGGCGGGGCGGGAGAACGACCTCGAGACCATCGAGCTCGCGCGCTTCGCCGTCGCCGAGCACAACACCAAGGCC AACGCGCTGCTGGAGTTCGAGAGGCTGGTGAAGGTGAGGCAGCAGGTGGTGGCCGGGTGCATGCACTACTTCACCATCGAGGTCAAGGAAGGCGGCGCCAAGAAGCTCTACGAGGCCAAGGTGTGGGAGAAGGCCTGGGAGAACTTCAAGCAGCTCCAGGACTTCAAGCCGGCCGCCTGA
- the LOC123182456 gene encoding uncharacterized protein isoform X1, whose protein sequence is MVALRYAARTLGRFTLRRPQGFGISSTAAEDQQRFLPRLINTNISAPTAAPSTPTAPPDDDPYTVFTMYYGRQGEGQGAVPGLTAEQQKDVASRLVQIDGKKEELYNMISGLERSYNVSGKIVRQNGRLARHLSVLVKPKPNDPYWRLHSRSQRIMDCIHFMGGCCLGPVIVSGFAWWMTEAHAEEKDDSLG, encoded by the exons ATGGTGGCACTTCGATATGCGGCGAGGACACTTGGTCGATTCACGCTCCGAAGACCACAGGGGTTCGGCATCTCATCGACTGCGGCAGAGGATCAACAGCGGTTCCTGCCACGGCTCATCAACACGAAT ATATCAGCTCCAACGGCAGCTCCTTCGACTCCGACAGCCCCCCCGGATGATGACCCCTACACGGTCTTCACCATGTACTACGGCCGTCAAGGGGAAGGGCAAGGCGCCGTGCCG GGCCTCACAGCTGAGCAACAAAAAGATGTTGCAAGCCGCCTAGTGCAAATCGATGGGAAGAAAGAGGAGCTGTACAATATGATTTCTGGCCTTGAAAGGAGCTACAACGTTAGTGGCAAGATAGTCCGGCAAAATGGTCGGCTGGCGCGTCATCTTTCTGTACTAGTCAAGCCTAAACCCAATGACCCTTACTG GCGTTTGCATTCAAGATCACAAAGAATTATGGACTGCATACATTTTATGGGGGGCTGTTGTTTAGGCCCTGTGATTGTGAGTGGTTTTGCCTGGTGGATGACAGAGGCACATGCAGAAGAAAAAGATGATAGTCTTGGATGA